In Uranotaenia lowii strain MFRU-FL chromosome 2, ASM2978415v1, whole genome shotgun sequence, one genomic interval encodes:
- the LOC129743357 gene encoding general odorant-binding protein 45-like, whose product MKSYQVFLILATLIAVSAPLASGVKPNCHCMRYKSGPRVIAECREMLGYPPGDYYGEAGRCQRYCGAMLMRAWDSVEEAPQFATWPRFFKVENLAEGTDCFNDRINSCWSVMKDAAAMDDPCSRVDNAYTCFNHSEVNQREEKYFVPQSQLQHKRNILECKEILQVSPIELNCIQRYGLFEHAKGRCWVRCFMLREQLYDDETGVDIYRTLVQRAGALDNDLFRKNAGDCMERVRESCGLDNCTQAARMAKECFEPGIWSVVDKIVKEL is encoded by the coding sequence ATGAAGTCCTACCAAGTGTTCTTAATTTTAGCGACGCTGATCGCGGTGTCGGCTCCGCTGGCTTCCGGAGTCAAACCCAACTGCCACTGCATGCGCTACAAAAGTGGTCCCCGGGTGATTGCCGAGTGCCGGGAAATGTTGGGCTATCCCCCCGGTGACTATTATGGGGAAGCAGGTCGCTGCCAGCGGTATTGCGGGGCAATGCTGATGCGAGCCTGGGACAGCGTGGAGGAAGCGCCCCAATTTGCAACCTGGCCCCGATTCTTTAAAGTTGAGAATCTAGCCGAAGGCACCGACTGCTTCAACGATCGTATCAACAGCTGCTGGAGTGTGATGAAGGACGCGGCCGCCATGGACGACCCCTGCTCTCGGGTGGACAACGCGTACACTTGCTTCAATCATTCGGAAGTCAACCAGAGGGAGGAAAAGTATTTTGTTCCGCAATCTCAGCTTCAACATAAACGGAACATTCTCGAGTGTAAGGAAATTTTACAGGTGAGTCCAATCGAGCTGAATTGTATCCAGCGATACGGGCTTTTTGAGCATGCCAAGGGTCGCTGCTGGGTCAGATGCTTCATGCTACGAGAGCAGCTGTATGACGATGAAACGGGTGTGGACATTTACCGAACTTTGGTGCAACGTGCTGGTGCCCTCGATAATGACCTGTTCCGGAAAAATGCCGGAGATTGTATGGAGAGGGTACGAGAATCCTGTGGTTTGGATAACTGCACCCAAGCAGCGAGAATGGCAAAGGAATGCTTCGAACCGGGAATATGGAGCGTGGTAGATAAGATCGTGAAGGAGTTATAA
- the LOC129743358 gene encoding general odorant-binding protein 45-like, whose protein sequence is MHRVGSIAIVVAFVLQTFLVEASQRHCVMFKTSETILSESLRLLGNQSEFNIKQLLPCQLRGGAILGRIWNDQNGTVHAGVSPRYLRIDNSSTQTFNHKVEECLEGAYKKIPSNQLCLRAEATFNCYVGVAELRLEEPFFIPRTGLQHGRVLNDCIQMLQISSNELRVIRKEGLLNHPQGRCLVRCFLLREDLFCEATGINAFRILVHNGGAKEGIEFRKEGARCIARLQRNYQDRCMTAARIAAECYSQTLWKMMKDGLNYV, encoded by the coding sequence ATGCATCGCGTCGGCTCCATTGCCATTGTGGTCGCGTTTGTGCTCCAAACGTTTTTGGTTGAAGCCTCACAACGTCACTGTGTTATGTTCAAAACTTCGGAAACAATACTCTCCGAATCACTTCGTCTACTAGGAAATCAATCGGAGTTCAACATAAAGCAACTTTTACCGTGCCAGCTGCGAGGTGGAGCAATTCTGGGTCGCATATGGAATGATCAAAATGGAACAGTTCACGCTGGCGTAAGTCCGCGATATTTGCGAATCGACAATTCTTCCACGCAGACGTTCAACCACAAAGTAGAGGAGTGTTTGGAGGGCGCCTACAAGAAAATTCCATCGAATCAACTGTGTCTGCGAGCGGAAGCCACCTTCAACTGTTACGTTGGGGTGGCCGAGTTGCGCCTCGAGGAACCTTTCTTCATTCCTCGGACGGGACTTCAACATGGACGGGTTCTCAACGACTGTATCCAGATGCTGCAGATCAGCTCGAATGAGCTGAGGGTCATCCGCAAGGAAGGGTTACTAAATCACCCTCAAGGACGATGCCTTGTGAGATGTTTCTTGCTGAGGGAGGATCTGTTCTGTGAAGCGACTGGTATCAATGCGTTCCGGATTCTGGTGCACAATGGTGGCGCCAAAGAAGGGATCGAATTTCGGAAGGAAGGAGCACGTTGCATCGCTCGGTTGCAGAGAAACTATCAGGATCGATGCATGACGGCTGCTCGGATTGCTGCCGAGTGCTACAGCCaaacgctttggaaaatgatgAAAGATGGATTGAATTATGTTTAA
- the LOC129743359 gene encoding general odorant-binding protein 45-like: MKLQSLPALFIILLHAFSVRSSHRHCLQYKSSITLFNEPLMILGHQPSVNIGPMIPCQIRGGAILLRIWHDHNATAKNDVCPRFWQFEHNPEEKRQRVIQCCDEVAERLPVDQNCQRAQEMFNCYYKNLDFRWVEKFFIPRAELQHARVLTDCIRMLQISESELDLIRQEGILNHPRGRCLVRCFLLREDLYSEESGPRPFRILVEKGGADDGIEFRKQGERCIARLQRNFLDRCTLAARIADECYDQTLLKIIDEGLKNIKT, encoded by the coding sequence ATGAAGCTCCAAAGTCTTCCAGCATTGTTCATCATCCTGCTGCACGCATTTTCGGTGCGATCTTCGCATCGTCACTGTTTGCAGTACAAGTCATCGATAACTTTGTTCAATGAGCCCCTGATGATACTGGGTCATCAACCAAGCGTCAACATCGGCCCAATGATTCCGTGCCAAATACGGGGTGGAGCAATCCTGCTGCGAATCTGGCACGATCACAATGCAACAGCCAAGAATGACGTGTGTCCCCGATTCTGGCAGTTCGAGCACAATCCGGAAGAAAAGCGGCAACGTGTGATACAGTGTTGTGATGAAGTGGCTGAACGGCTTCCGGTGGATCAAAACTGCCAACGAGCGCAAGAAATGTTCAACTGCTACTATAAAAACTTGGATTTCCGATGGGTTGAGAAGTTTTTTATACCACGGGCTGAGCTGCAACATGCACGAGTTCTGACCGATTGCATCCGGATGTTGCAGATCAGCGAAAGTGAGTTGGATCTCATTCGCCAAGAAGGTATtctgaatcatcccagaggacGATGTTTGGTGCGATGTTTCCTGCTGCGAGAGGATCTCTACTCTGAAGAATCTGGACCACGGCCGTTCcgaattttggttgaaaaaggAGGAGCCGATGATGGAATCGAGTTTCGGAAACAGGGTGAACGTTGCATCGCTCGTCTGCAGAGAAACTTCTTGGATCGATGCACCCTGGCGGCCAGAATAGCCGACGAATGTTACGatcaaacgcttttgaagattATTGATGAGGggcttaaaaatatcaaaacttaa
- the LOC129743356 gene encoding general odorant-binding protein 45-like: protein MYCFFTLLLLVATTAQASHRHCLQYKKPSALLNEPLLIFGQNSDPCHLRSSGIIARIWNSNNATADSKVIPRFWYLKNSSEEFNALVTECLRKVEREIPVDQECRRAVEMFNCYNGTAELRMDEPVFIPRTELQHARVLSDCSRMLQISRSELDLIRKEGLLNHPKGRCLVRCFLLREDLFCEATGIRAFRIMVQGGGADDGIEFRKQGERCIARLQRNFLDRCTLAARIANECYDQTLLKMIHEGLKYL, encoded by the coding sequence ATGTACTGCTTTTTTACATTGCTCTTGCTAGTGGCTACAACAGCTCAAGCCTCCCATCGTCACTGTTTGCAGTACAAAAAACCTAGCGCGCTACTCAATGAACCGCTGCTTATTTTTGGCCAAAATTCGGATCCATGTCATCTCCGTAGCAGTGGCATCATCGCCAGGATCTGGAACAGCAACAATGCTACGGCCGATAGCAAGGTGATTCCTCGTTTTTGGTATCTGAAGAACAGTTCCGAAGAGTTCAATGCCCTTGTGACGGAGTGTTTACGGAAAGTGGAACGAGAAATTCCGGTGGATCAAGAGTGTCGTCGAGCGGTCGAAATGTTCAACTGCTACAACGGCACGGCAGAGCTTCGAATGGATGAACCTGTTTTTATCCCCAGGACAGAACTTCAACATGCGCGTGTTTTGAGCGACTGTAGTCGGATGCTGCAGATCAGTCGGAGTGAGTTGGATCTCATCCGCAAAGAAGGACTCTTGAATCATCCCAAAGGACGTTGTCTGGTGCGATGTTTCTTGCTGCGTGAGGATTTGTTCTGTGAGGCAACCGGAATTAGAGCATTTCGGATTATGGTTCAAGGCGGGGGAGCTGATGATGGAATCGAGTTCCGAAAACAGGGTGAACGTTGCATCGCTCGGTTGCAGAGAAATTTTCTGGATCGATGTACCCTGGCGGCCAGAATTGCTAATGAGTGCTACGACCAAACTCTGCTGAAGATGATTCATGAAGGGTTGAAATATCTTTGA
- the LOC129743355 gene encoding uncharacterized protein LOC129743355, with the protein MRILKKNQTNPKGLLTVAELRDAEYDVIRRIQQETFPEDWKRLVEGKEAHRCSPLRWFVPRIPSENLIRVGGRLEKSEESEDTKHPKVLPAKHPFTIMLYEHYHQKLMHAGSQLLISSVRLKYWHLEVGMFLGRLYTTVNSVSAPSLVLSSSSWVNYRWLVSRDPDLFPRPKWTTSDQYIQHQEKVSRECVNNQIQWHFIPPAAHHFGGLWEASVRSAKKHLLKVFGENAVPFEDFTTFLVQVENCLNSRPITALTDDPSNLQPLTPGHFLVGEALQQLPERDYKEVPMNRLNQSQVLQKKLEHFWDRWRVEYFTQQQGR; encoded by the exons ATgcgtattttgaagaaaaatcaaaccaaTCCCAAAGGTCTTCTAACTGTGGCGGAACTTAGAGATGCCGAATACGACGTAATCCGCCGAATACAGCAGGAGACGTTCCCTGAAGATTGGAAGCGCCTTGTCGAAGGAAAGGAGGCTCACCGATGTTCGCCCCTAAGATGGTTTGTTCCTCGAATTCCTTCGGAGAACTTAATACGAGTTGGCGGCCGATTGGAGAAATCGGAGGAGTCAGAAGATACCAAACACCCAAAAGTTTTACCAGCGAAACACCCTTTTACAATTATGTTGTACGAGCACTATCATCAGAAGTTGATGCACGCAGGATCACAGTTGTTGATTAGTTCCGTTCGTTTGAAGTATTGGCACTTGGAGGTCGGAATGTTCCTCGGCAGATTATACACAACTGTAAACAGTGTTTCCGCTCCAAGCCTAGTCCTATCCAGCAGTTCATGGGTGAACTACCGTTGGCTCGTGTCACGAGATCCAGACCTTTTTCCAAGACCGAAGTGGACTACTTCGGACCAGTATAT TCAACATCAGGAGAAGGTATCAAGGGAGTGCGTTAACAATCAAATTCAATGGCATTTCATTCCACCGGCTGCCCATCATTTTGGAGGACTTTGGGAAGCTTCGGTCAGATCGGCCAAGAAGCATCTGCTGAAGGTTTTCGGAGAAAACGCTGTTCCTTTTGAAGATTTTACCACGTTTCTAGTGCAAGTGGAAAACTGTTTGAACTCGAGACCAATCACTGCGTTGACTGATGACCCAAGTAACCTCCAACCACTAACGCCTGGTCATTTTTTGGTTGGGGAAGCATTGCAACAACTACCGGAAAGGGACTATAAGGAGGTACCGATGAATCGGCTAAATCAGAGCCAAGTGCTGCAGAAAAAGCTTGAGCATTTTTGGGACAGATGGAGAGTAGAGTATTTCACACAGCAGCAAGGACGTTAA